The sequence TAGAATTTGAGAGTCTTGCGAGTTTTACGTCGTTTAGTTGTCGGAATTTAACTGTTACATCATTAATGCTTATCGGCTCGCTCGAGGTTTCCGATGTATCAGCAAAAATCTGCAGAATGTTATGCCTCTTTCGTAGTAGATCTTTCCAcgtatccatagaaaatttaatttcgtttccacgAGAGTCTCCTATAGCCAGCTCTACATCACAGGAACCACCGATTCGAACCTCGATGTCGAGATACTTGTAGAATGTATCCGTCAGGGGATATTTCCTCCCCAGTATATGCACCACGCGTGTTACTCTACATTCCGAATGAACATTATCGCTATCACTgacaagagaaacaaaaaattatataggatattgaattttgactgcatattttgcaatatATTGTCAAAGAACTTACTGTGTGCgcgatttctttgttaatggTTGGTTGAACTCCTTGTTCGGAAGATTCTCTCGCGTTGCTCGACCGATTTCAGCATTGGACCACATCGCTGATGTTTCAATACGAGGCGATAGAACGATGTTGCGaacaatgatttaaaaaatgcgtttagacatttttatataacacgCCCCCACTCTTTGTCAGATGgacaaaaaaaatgctgaaacAGCAAATCTCCCCTCCTACACACATTTCACATTCTtatccacatttatttttagcataCACACCTTTGCGTAGCGCgtgatctaattttttttatacataataagACCCTCATCATCGCGGAGTCATTCTAATGAATTGATACGTCAGTGGTGTGATTcccaaaaatgtatatacgtTCTGAGGAAAACATACGAAAACAGCGATACGGAATATGAGGGGATTACGAAAATCAGCAGGCAGTGACATCATAGTAGGGACATATCATGTGACAAAATCACGTGACCTAgactataaaaattgtgctgCAGATTGAACTGCATTCAAACCGTTCTGTAACGCCCGGCGCCCCCCCCCCGCGAAGAAGTGAGTGCAACCATGGAAGAACTCTTGGAAATGGAAAGTCGATTGTGGGACCAGGCCGATCGATTGACTTCGCAAGAAGAATACCTCGCATGGGAAGAACAATGCAACGAGTGCCTCGAGTCGTTGGAAGAACGTAGTCGAGCAAAACGCCCTCGATTATCGATCGGCGTTCAACAATCGTTGATCGCTTGTATCGCGCGTCTTTTATAGTCTAAAGTATTCGTTGCGCAGACGTTGCGTGTACGAAGGTGCCGGCCATTCAAGCACTGGACT comes from Hylaeus volcanicus isolate JK05 unplaced genomic scaffold, UHH_iyHylVolc1.0_haploid 12175, whole genome shotgun sequence and encodes:
- the LOC128882758 gene encoding uncharacterized protein LOC128882758, translating into MWSNAEIGRATRENLPNKEFNQPLTKKSRTHDSDNVHSECRVTRVVHILGRKYPLTDTFYKYLDIEVRIGGSCDVELAIGDSRGNEIKFSMDTWKDLLRKRHNILQIFADTSETSSEPISINDVTVKFRQLNDVKLARLSNSTVSMFMSEKTVQKLFGFEYCIDHMYSWLSEILYLVESKYNRFIEIIQNAEIKDYAKAIVESENFERHSLIDSELLALGLDVMLEYSYQ